A single region of the Gemmatimonadaceae bacterium genome encodes:
- a CDS encoding nucleotide sugar dehydrogenase yields MTSIRDRLQQRIESRQAVCAVVGLGYVGLPLVMELCEAGFHVIGYDVQQRVCDLLMRGESHIQDVPAAQVAKHVKGGRFEATTDEARLGEVDTVSIAVPTPLAKTRDPDMSYVISATDTVARHAHPGMLVVLESTTYPGTTRDLLLPALEARGLTIGEDAFLAFSPERVDPGNPVYNTKNTPKVVGGITTACTDMASRLYSSCIDRTVPVSSPEAAELVKLLENTFRSVNIGLVNEMAIVCDRLGVDVWEVIEAAATKPFGFMKFTPGPGIGGHCIPLDPHYLAWKMRTLNYKTRFIDLASEINSAMPAYVVEKVARALNDVKKAVNGSRVLVLGVAYKNDIDDMRESPALDVIKLLEAQGAHVEYHDPHVPRFREDGHEVVGVSLTDEVLVAADVVVVVTNHKAVDYQRVVNLASLVVDTRHATAGLKPGKARIVSLTPDAPRQHAAV; encoded by the coding sequence ATGACGAGCATTCGCGATCGGCTGCAGCAGCGCATCGAGTCCCGCCAGGCCGTCTGTGCCGTGGTGGGGCTGGGCTACGTGGGACTCCCGCTGGTGATGGAGCTCTGCGAGGCCGGATTCCACGTGATCGGGTACGACGTGCAGCAGCGCGTCTGCGACCTGCTGATGCGCGGCGAGTCGCACATCCAGGACGTGCCGGCCGCGCAGGTGGCGAAGCACGTGAAGGGCGGGCGCTTCGAGGCGACCACCGACGAGGCCCGGCTGGGCGAGGTGGACACGGTGTCCATCGCCGTGCCGACGCCGCTCGCCAAGACGCGCGATCCCGACATGTCGTACGTGATCTCGGCCACCGACACCGTGGCGCGCCATGCGCACCCGGGCATGCTCGTGGTGCTCGAGAGCACGACCTATCCCGGCACCACGCGCGACCTGCTGCTGCCGGCGCTCGAAGCGCGCGGCCTGACCATCGGCGAGGATGCCTTCCTCGCCTTCTCGCCCGAACGCGTCGATCCGGGCAACCCGGTCTACAACACCAAGAACACGCCCAAGGTCGTGGGCGGCATCACGACGGCCTGCACGGACATGGCGTCGCGCCTGTACTCGTCGTGCATCGACCGCACCGTGCCGGTGTCGTCGCCGGAGGCGGCGGAACTGGTGAAGCTGCTGGAGAACACCTTCCGGTCGGTCAACATCGGGCTCGTGAACGAGATGGCGATCGTCTGCGACCGGCTGGGCGTGGATGTCTGGGAAGTGATCGAGGCCGCGGCCACCAAGCCGTTCGGCTTCATGAAGTTCACGCCGGGCCCCGGCATCGGCGGGCACTGCATTCCGCTCGATCCGCACTACCTCGCGTGGAAGATGCGCACGCTGAACTACAAGACGCGCTTCATCGACCTCGCGAGCGAGATCAACAGCGCGATGCCGGCGTACGTCGTCGAGAAGGTCGCCCGCGCGCTCAACGACGTGAAGAAGGCGGTCAACGGCTCGCGCGTGCTCGTGCTCGGCGTCGCCTACAAGAACGACATCGACGACATGCGCGAGAGCCCGGCGCTGGACGTGATCAAGCTGCTCGAGGCGCAGGGCGCGCATGTGGAGTACCACGATCCGCACGTGCCGCGCTTCCGCGAGGACGGGCACGAGGTGGTGGGCGTGTCGCTGACAGATGAAGTGCTCGTCGCCGCCGACGTCGTGGTGGTCGTCACGAATCACAAGGCGGTGGACTACCAGCGCGTGGTCAACCTCGCCTCGCTGGTGGTGGACACCCGCCACGCCACGGCCGGCCTCAAGCCCGGCAAGGCCCGCATCGTCTCGCTCACCCCCGACGCTCCCCGCCAGCACGCAGCGGTCTGA
- a CDS encoding DegT/DnrJ/EryC1/StrS family aminotransferase has protein sequence MSVPLLDLRAQHATIRDEVVASIMKVVDDQAFILGKPVADLEAEVAKLSNARYAVGCASGTDALLIAYRAVGAVAGTEVVTSPFTFFATAGAIHNVGATPVFVDIDPKTFNIDPAAVGAAITSKTKAVVPVDLFGQVAAVEAVAKVAKDIPVIEDAAQSIGARRKIDGTWRMAGEAATIGTFSFFPSKNLGGYGDGGAVVTQDEGLYNELMRLRTHGSTKTYIHEIVGYNSRLDALQAAALLAKLPHLAQWSAKRRANAAFYNQAFADVAEITTPYTEPVSESIFNQYTLRVPRRDEFKAHLASKGIGHSVYYPLPLHLQPCFAYLGYKEGQCPEAERASKEVVSLPIYPELTPAQLDEVVSAVRGFFGK, from the coding sequence ATGTCCGTCCCTCTGCTCGACCTCCGCGCGCAGCACGCGACCATCCGCGACGAGGTCGTCGCGTCCATCATGAAGGTCGTGGATGACCAGGCGTTCATCCTCGGCAAGCCGGTTGCCGACCTCGAGGCTGAGGTGGCCAAGCTGTCGAACGCCAGGTATGCCGTGGGCTGCGCCAGCGGCACCGACGCGCTGCTGATCGCGTATCGCGCGGTGGGGGCGGTGGCCGGAACGGAAGTCGTCACGTCGCCCTTCACCTTCTTCGCGACCGCGGGCGCCATCCACAACGTCGGCGCCACGCCGGTCTTCGTGGACATCGACCCGAAGACGTTCAACATCGATCCGGCGGCGGTGGGCGCGGCGATCACCTCGAAAACGAAGGCCGTCGTTCCCGTCGACCTGTTCGGCCAGGTGGCGGCGGTCGAGGCGGTGGCCAAGGTGGCCAAGGACATTCCCGTGATCGAGGACGCGGCGCAGAGCATCGGCGCGCGCCGCAAGATCGACGGCACCTGGCGCATGGCGGGCGAAGCGGCGACCATCGGCACCTTCTCCTTCTTCCCGTCCAAGAACTTGGGCGGCTACGGCGATGGCGGCGCGGTGGTGACGCAGGACGAGGGGCTCTACAACGAACTCATGCGCCTCCGCACGCACGGCAGCACCAAGACATACATCCACGAGATCGTCGGCTACAACTCGCGTCTCGACGCGCTGCAGGCGGCGGCACTGCTGGCCAAGCTTCCGCACCTCGCGCAGTGGAGCGCCAAGCGCCGCGCCAACGCTGCGTTCTACAACCAGGCGTTCGCCGATGTCGCCGAGATCACGACGCCGTACACCGAGCCGGTGAGCGAGTCGATCTTCAACCAGTACACCCTCCGCGTGCCGCGCCGCGATGAGTTCAAGGCGCACCTCGCCTCGAAGGGGATCGGCCATTCGGTCTACTACCCGCTTCCGCTGCACCTGCAGCCGTGCTTCGCCTACCTCGGCTACAAGGAAGGGCAGTGTCCCGAGGCCGAGCGGGCGTCGAAGGAAGTCGTCTCGCTCCCGATCTACCCCGAGCTCACGCCGGCGCAGCTCGACGAGGTCGTGTCGGCGGTGCGCGGCTTCTTCGGCAAGTAA
- a CDS encoding Gfo/Idh/MocA family oxidoreductase gives MSDRNFKVALVGCGRIAHNHFDAIAGLEGLTLTAVCDIVEERAREAGAKWGVPWFTAYDEMLKRADCDVVVVATPSGLHPAHGIKAAQAGKHVVCEKPMAISLSAADALVQACDDAGVRLFVVKQNRLNPAIQLLRRAVDRGRFGRIYMANATVRWARPQEYYDQAPWRGTWEFDGGAFMNQASHYVDLVQWLVGPVESVMARTATLARRIEAEDSGAAILKFRNGAIGVFEVTMLTYPRNLEGSITIIGEKGTVKIGGTAVNKVEHWQFESYDDDDKLIEQAATNPPNVYGFGHAGYYRNVLAVLRDESVPDTDGRSGRKSLELILGIYESAKTGREVPLPLRAQL, from the coding sequence ATGAGCGATCGCAACTTCAAGGTGGCGCTCGTGGGCTGCGGGCGCATCGCGCACAACCACTTCGACGCGATCGCGGGCCTCGAGGGACTCACGCTCACGGCCGTGTGCGATATCGTCGAGGAGCGGGCGCGCGAGGCCGGTGCCAAGTGGGGCGTGCCGTGGTTCACCGCGTACGACGAGATGCTGAAGCGGGCCGACTGTGACGTGGTGGTGGTCGCCACGCCGTCGGGGCTGCATCCCGCGCACGGCATCAAGGCGGCGCAGGCGGGCAAGCACGTGGTCTGCGAGAAGCCGATGGCGATCTCGCTCTCGGCGGCGGATGCGCTGGTGCAGGCGTGCGATGACGCGGGCGTGCGGCTGTTCGTCGTCAAGCAGAACCGGCTCAATCCCGCGATCCAGCTGCTGCGGCGCGCCGTGGACCGCGGCCGGTTCGGCCGCATCTACATGGCCAATGCCACGGTGCGCTGGGCGCGGCCGCAGGAGTACTACGATCAGGCGCCGTGGCGCGGCACCTGGGAGTTCGACGGCGGCGCCTTCATGAACCAGGCCTCGCACTACGTGGATCTGGTGCAGTGGCTGGTGGGTCCGGTCGAAAGCGTGATGGCGCGCACCGCCACGCTGGCGCGGCGCATCGAAGCCGAGGACTCGGGCGCGGCGATCCTCAAGTTCCGCAACGGCGCCATCGGCGTGTTCGAAGTGACGATGCTGACCTATCCGCGGAACCTCGAAGGGTCCATCACCATCATCGGCGAGAAGGGGACGGTCAAGATCGGCGGCACGGCGGTGAACAAGGTCGAGCACTGGCAGTTCGAGTCGTACGACGACGATGACAAGCTGATCGAGCAGGCGGCCACCAACCCGCCCAACGTCTACGGCTTCGGCCACGCCGGCTACTACCGAAATGTGCTGGCCGTCCTGCGCGATGAGTCGGTGCCCGACACGGACGGACGCTCCGGCCGCAAGTCGCTCGAGCTGATCCTCGGGATCTACGAGTCGGCGAAGACGGGCAGGGAAGTGCCCCTCCCGCTCAGGGCGCAACTGTAA
- a CDS encoding acyltransferase has product MTKPWVHPSSFVDDGAVLGADTKVWHFCHVMPGAVIGARCSLGQNVVVMNGTKIGDNVKIQNNVSIYEGVELEDDVFCGPSMVFTNVINPRSAVSRKHEYRRTLVQQGASIGANATIVCGVTLGRYCFVGAGAVVAKDVPDYALVTGVPARRTGWMCECGVKLREDIMQLECPSCAREYARKGEKVTPLPAGNR; this is encoded by the coding sequence ATGACTAAACCCTGGGTCCACCCATCCTCGTTCGTTGATGACGGCGCGGTGCTTGGCGCCGACACCAAGGTCTGGCATTTCTGCCACGTGATGCCGGGCGCCGTCATCGGCGCGCGGTGCTCGCTGGGCCAGAATGTGGTGGTGATGAACGGCACGAAGATCGGCGACAACGTGAAGATCCAGAACAACGTCTCGATCTACGAGGGCGTGGAACTCGAGGACGACGTCTTCTGCGGCCCGTCGATGGTCTTCACCAACGTCATCAATCCGCGCAGCGCGGTGTCGCGCAAGCACGAGTACCGGCGCACGCTGGTGCAGCAGGGCGCTTCCATCGGCGCGAACGCCACCATCGTCTGCGGCGTCACCCTGGGCCGGTACTGCTTCGTCGGCGCCGGCGCGGTGGTGGCGAAGGACGTGCCGGACTACGCGCTGGTGACGGGCGTGCCGGCGCGGCGCACCGGGTGGATGTGCGAGTGTGGCGTGAAGCTGCGCGAGGACATCATGCAACTCGAGTGCCCGTCGTGCGCGCGCGAGTATGCGCGCAAGGGGGAGAAGGTCACGCCGCTGCCGGCAGGCAACCGATGA
- the carB gene encoding carbamoyl-phosphate synthase large subunit translates to MPRRTDIHRILLIGSGPIVIGQAAEFDYSGTQAAKALREEGYEVILVNSNPATIMTDPEVADRTYIEPVTPEFVELIIARERPDALLPTMGGQTALNVAMALHENGVLAKYGVELIGANARAIAVAEDRKLFGEAMEKIGLKCPQGRIATTMEEALEILEFTGFPAIIRPAFTLGGSGGGVAYNLIEFKATCRRGLDESPISQVLIERSLIGWKEFELEVMRDKDDNVVIICSIENLDPMGVHTGDSITVAPAMTLTDREYQLMRDAAIKVIREIGVDAGGCNIQFALNPANGELIVIEMNPRVSRSSALASKATGFAIAKIGTKLAVGYRLDELPNDITKTTPASFEPVLDYVVVKCPRFAFEKFPGANPGLTTQMKSVGESMAIGRTFKEAFQKGLRALENGRQGWDIGDRLIDDRLPDDSIDALRAALQLPTPERIFQVKRAILAGMSLAELHEITFIDPWFLAQMQELVDAEREYAALRTVSEGVLKRMKQMGFADAQLARLRGEKEADVRARRWKAGIRPVYKMVDTCAGEFPSSTPYLYSTWDEETEAPRTGRKSVIILGSGPNRIGQGVEFDYCCVRAVMALREQGYETIMINSNPETVSTDYDTSDKLYFEPLTLEHVLEIVEREQPIGVIVQLGGQTPLKLTRGLEAAGVKILGTSPDSIDAAEDRRRFEEVARNLGVAQPPNGTATSVDAAVEIAKRIGYPVLLRPSYVLGGRAMEIVYDEPALRDYFQRAVRVSEDRPVLIDSFLEDAWEADVDALSDGETVVIGGVMHHIEDAGIHSGDSACVLPPIQLSEKDADQMRAHTVAFAKAFGVVGLINVQYAVKDGVVYVLEVNPRASRTIPFVSKTIGVPLASLAARVMLGEKLVDIGYTKEIIPPYVAVKEAVFPFTKFREYDPILGPEMRSTGEVMGIADSFGMAFAKAELGAGNGLPLSGMVMLTVNDHDKPKAVEIARRFHAMGFGLVATTGTARYLREHGVPCDAVKKVSEGRPNGIDLLVNGEIHLLVNTPLGKRSQKDDYSLRQVAITQRVPYTTTLSAASAASDAIQTLRERPKTVRSVQEWLADIG, encoded by the coding sequence ATGCCGCGTCGCACTGACATCCATCGCATCCTGCTCATCGGGTCCGGCCCCATCGTCATCGGGCAGGCCGCCGAGTTCGACTACTCCGGCACGCAGGCCGCCAAGGCGCTGCGCGAGGAGGGGTACGAGGTCATCCTCGTCAACTCGAACCCGGCGACCATCATGACCGATCCGGAGGTCGCCGATCGCACCTACATCGAGCCGGTGACGCCGGAGTTCGTCGAGCTGATCATCGCGCGCGAGCGCCCCGACGCGCTCCTGCCGACGATGGGCGGCCAGACGGCGCTCAACGTGGCGATGGCCCTGCACGAGAACGGCGTGCTCGCCAAGTACGGGGTCGAGCTGATCGGCGCCAACGCGCGCGCCATCGCGGTGGCCGAGGACCGCAAGCTCTTCGGCGAGGCGATGGAGAAGATCGGGCTCAAGTGCCCGCAGGGGCGCATCGCGACGACGATGGAGGAGGCGCTCGAGATCCTCGAGTTCACCGGCTTCCCGGCCATCATCCGTCCCGCCTTCACGCTCGGCGGCTCGGGCGGCGGCGTCGCCTACAACCTGATCGAGTTCAAGGCCACCTGCCGCCGCGGCCTCGACGAGTCGCCCATCTCGCAGGTGCTCATCGAGCGCTCGCTCATCGGCTGGAAGGAGTTCGAGCTGGAGGTGATGCGCGACAAGGACGACAACGTCGTCATCATCTGCTCCATCGAGAACCTCGACCCGATGGGCGTGCACACCGGCGACTCCATCACCGTCGCGCCGGCGATGACGCTCACCGACCGCGAGTACCAGCTGATGCGCGACGCGGCCATCAAGGTGATCCGCGAGATCGGCGTGGACGCCGGCGGCTGCAACATCCAGTTCGCGCTCAACCCGGCCAACGGCGAGCTCATCGTCATCGAGATGAACCCGCGCGTCTCGCGCTCGTCGGCGCTCGCCTCCAAGGCGACCGGCTTCGCGATCGCGAAGATCGGCACGAAGCTCGCCGTCGGCTATCGCCTGGACGAGCTCCCCAACGACATCACGAAGACGACGCCGGCCTCGTTCGAGCCGGTGCTCGACTACGTGGTGGTGAAGTGCCCGCGCTTCGCCTTCGAGAAGTTCCCGGGGGCCAACCCGGGGCTCACGACGCAGATGAAGAGCGTCGGCGAGTCGATGGCGATCGGCCGCACCTTCAAGGAGGCCTTCCAGAAGGGGCTGCGCGCGCTGGAGAACGGCCGCCAGGGATGGGACATCGGGGATCGGCTCATCGACGACCGCCTGCCCGACGACTCCATCGACGCGCTGCGCGCCGCGCTGCAGCTACCGACGCCGGAGCGCATCTTCCAGGTGAAGCGGGCGATCCTCGCCGGGATGAGCCTCGCCGAGCTGCACGAGATCACCTTCATCGATCCCTGGTTCCTGGCGCAGATGCAGGAGCTGGTGGACGCCGAGCGCGAGTACGCGGCGCTGCGGACGGTGAGCGAGGGCGTGCTGAAGCGGATGAAGCAGATGGGCTTTGCCGACGCCCAGCTCGCGCGCCTGCGCGGCGAGAAGGAAGCCGACGTCCGGGCGCGCCGGTGGAAGGCCGGCATCCGCCCCGTCTACAAGATGGTGGACACCTGCGCCGGCGAGTTCCCGTCGAGCACGCCGTACCTGTACAGCACGTGGGACGAGGAGACCGAGGCGCCGCGCACCGGCCGCAAGTCGGTGATCATCCTCGGGTCGGGGCCCAACCGCATCGGGCAGGGCGTGGAGTTCGACTACTGCTGCGTGCGCGCCGTCATGGCGCTGCGCGAGCAGGGGTACGAGACGATCATGATCAACTCGAACCCCGAGACCGTCTCCACCGACTACGACACCAGCGACAAGCTCTATTTCGAGCCGCTCACGCTGGAGCACGTGCTCGAGATCGTCGAGCGCGAGCAGCCGATCGGCGTCATCGTGCAGCTGGGCGGCCAGACGCCGCTGAAGCTGACGCGCGGCCTCGAGGCGGCGGGGGTGAAGATCCTCGGCACCTCGCCCGATTCGATTGACGCCGCGGAAGACCGCCGGCGGTTCGAGGAGGTGGCGCGCAATCTCGGCGTCGCCCAGCCACCCAACGGGACGGCGACGAGCGTCGACGCCGCGGTGGAGATTGCCAAGCGCATCGGGTATCCGGTGCTGCTGCGCCCCAGCTACGTCCTCGGCGGGCGCGCGATGGAAATCGTCTATGACGAGCCCGCCCTGCGCGACTACTTCCAGCGCGCCGTCCGCGTCTCGGAGGATCGCCCGGTGCTCATCGACAGCTTCCTGGAGGACGCCTGGGAAGCGGACGTCGACGCGCTGAGCGACGGCGAGACGGTGGTCATCGGCGGCGTGATGCACCACATCGAGGACGCCGGCATCCACTCCGGCGACTCCGCCTGCGTGCTCCCGCCCATCCAGCTCTCCGAGAAGGACGCCGACCAGATGCGCGCGCACACCGTCGCCTTTGCGAAGGCCTTCGGCGTGGTCGGGCTCATCAACGTGCAGTACGCGGTGAAGGATGGCGTCGTCTACGTGCTCGAGGTCAATCCGCGCGCGTCGCGCACCATCCCGTTCGTGTCGAAGACGATCGGCGTCCCGCTCGCCTCGCTGGCCGCGCGCGTGATGCTCGGGGAGAAGCTGGTCGACATCGGCTATACGAAGGAGATCATCCCGCCGTACGTCGCGGTCAAGGAAGCGGTCTTCCCGTTCACCAAGTTCCGCGAGTACGACCCGATCCTCGGCCCCGAGATGCGCTCGACCGGCGAGGTGATGGGCATCGCCGACTCGTTCGGCATGGCGTTCGCCAAGGCGGAATTGGGGGCGGGCAACGGCCTGCCGCTTTCCGGCATGGTGATGCTGACCGTCAACGACCACGACAAGCCGAAGGCCGTGGAGATCGCGCGCCGGTTCCACGCGATGGGCTTCGGTCTCGTCGCGACGACCGGCACGGCACGCTACCTGCGCGAGCACGGCGTGCCGTGCGACGCCGTGAAGAAGGTGAGCGAAGGGCGTCCGAACGGCATCGACCTGCTGGTCAACGGGGAGATCCACCTCCTCGTCAACACGCCGCTCGGCAAGCGGTCGCAGAAGGACGACTACTCCCTGCGTCAGGTGGCCATCACGCAGCGGGTGCCGTATACGACCACGCTCTCGGCGGCGAGCGCCGCGAGCGACGCCATCCAGACGCTGCGCGAACGGCCCAAGACGGTGCGCAGTGTGCAGGAGTGGCTGGCGGACATTGGATAG
- a CDS encoding GDP-mannose 4,6-dehydratase: protein MKRALVTGAAGFAGQWLCRALLRDGWEVTGASLTGPAPHGALTDDERRAVRWISTDLRAVDAVAEVLDASTPDAVFHLAGISFVPTAREEPVNVCETNVMSAVVMLADIRRRRAAGALDPAIVIVGSAEQYGAHEAKAGPLPETAACHPRTIYAASKGAQEVFALEAARADGLRVTCTRSFNHSGPGQARHFLIPALVDRVLAAKHAPAPRSLKIGNGHTTRDFLHAEDVATAYLSLASHGVPGEVYNVCSGTGVTVEALAREVCARAGVDAELVSDPALRRAVDVPWLVGDNSKLRTATGWTPRRSRTDIIDDLLNAASH, encoded by the coding sequence GTGAAGCGCGCCCTCGTTACCGGCGCCGCCGGCTTCGCAGGGCAGTGGCTGTGCCGGGCGCTCCTCCGCGACGGATGGGAGGTGACCGGCGCCTCGCTCACCGGTCCCGCCCCGCACGGCGCCCTCACCGACGACGAGCGCCGCGCGGTGCGCTGGATCTCCACCGACCTGCGCGCCGTGGATGCCGTCGCCGAGGTGCTCGACGCGTCGACGCCGGACGCCGTCTTCCACCTCGCGGGCATCTCCTTCGTGCCGACGGCGCGCGAGGAGCCAGTGAACGTCTGCGAGACCAACGTCATGAGCGCCGTGGTGATGCTCGCCGACATCCGCCGCCGCCGCGCGGCGGGCGCGCTCGACCCGGCCATCGTGATCGTGGGCAGCGCCGAGCAGTATGGCGCGCACGAGGCGAAAGCGGGGCCGCTGCCGGAGACGGCGGCGTGCCATCCGCGCACCATCTATGCCGCGAGCAAGGGGGCGCAGGAAGTCTTCGCGCTCGAGGCGGCGCGCGCCGACGGCCTGCGCGTCACCTGCACCCGCTCGTTCAACCATTCGGGCCCGGGCCAGGCGCGGCATTTCCTGATTCCCGCCCTCGTGGACCGTGTGCTGGCCGCGAAACACGCGCCGGCGCCGCGGTCGCTGAAGATCGGGAACGGCCACACCACCCGCGACTTCCTGCACGCGGAGGACGTTGCGACCGCCTATCTTTCACTCGCGAGCCACGGCGTTCCCGGCGAGGTCTACAACGTGTGCTCAGGCACCGGCGTGACCGTCGAGGCCCTCGCCCGCGAGGTGTGCGCGCGGGCCGGCGTCGACGCCGAGCTCGTGAGCGATCCCGCCCTCCGCCGCGCCGTGGACGTGCCGTGGCTCGTGGGCGACAACTCGAAACTTCGTACCGCGACCGGATGGACTCCCCGCCGGTCCCGCACGGACATCATCGACGACCTGTTGAATGCCGCGTCGCACTGA
- the gmd gene encoding GDP-mannose 4,6-dehydratase, translated as MPTALITGITGQDGSYLAELLLAKGYRVVGIVRRSSTTPYERIEHLIDRVELHSADLLDQTSLVDVMDAVKPDEIYNLAAQSFVATSWTQPVLTGEFTALGVTRMLEAMKRACPKARFYQASSSEMFGMVQETPQRENTPLYPRSPYGVAKVYGHWITVNYRESFGLYAVSGILFNHESPRRGLEFVTRKVTDAVARIKLGTAREVVLGTLTARRDWGFAGDYVDAMWRMLQQDEPGDYVVGTGHTWTVQQLCEVAFAHAGLDWHDHVKVDPRFMRPAEVELLVADPSKAREQLGWTPTVDFHGLVRMMVDADLARHRVAG; from the coding sequence ATGCCTACCGCGCTGATCACCGGCATCACCGGCCAAGATGGTTCCTACCTGGCCGAACTTCTCCTCGCGAAGGGCTACCGCGTGGTGGGGATCGTCCGCCGCTCGTCGACGACGCCGTACGAGCGGATCGAGCACCTCATCGATCGCGTGGAGCTGCACTCGGCGGACCTGCTCGACCAGACGTCGCTGGTCGACGTGATGGATGCGGTGAAGCCCGATGAGATCTACAACCTGGCCGCGCAGAGCTTCGTCGCCACGTCGTGGACGCAGCCGGTGCTGACGGGCGAGTTCACGGCCCTCGGCGTGACGCGCATGCTCGAGGCGATGAAGCGGGCCTGCCCCAAGGCGCGCTTCTATCAGGCCAGCTCGTCCGAGATGTTCGGCATGGTGCAGGAGACGCCGCAGCGCGAGAACACGCCGCTCTATCCGCGGTCGCCGTATGGCGTGGCCAAGGTGTATGGCCACTGGATCACGGTGAACTACCGCGAGTCCTTCGGGCTCTACGCGGTGAGCGGCATCCTCTTCAACCACGAGAGCCCGCGCCGCGGCCTCGAGTTCGTGACGCGCAAGGTCACCGACGCGGTGGCGCGCATCAAGCTGGGGACCGCCCGCGAGGTCGTCCTTGGCACGCTGACGGCGCGCCGCGACTGGGGCTTCGCCGGCGACTACGTGGACGCGATGTGGCGTATGCTGCAGCAGGACGAGCCCGGGGACTATGTCGTCGGGACGGGGCATACCTGGACCGTGCAGCAACTCTGCGAGGTGGCGTTCGCCCACGCGGGGCTCGACTGGCACGACCATGTGAAGGTGGATCCGCGGTTCATGCGCCCCGCCGAGGTGGAACTACTGGTGGCCGATCCGTCGAAGGCGCGCGAGCAGCTGGGCTGGACGCCCACCGTGGACTTCCACGGGCTGGTCCGGATGATGGTGGACGCCGACCTGGCGCGGCATCGCGTGGCCGGCTGA
- the rpmB gene encoding 50S ribosomal protein L28: MPIARNKCYVCEKGIAFGNNVSHANNKTRRTWKPNLQVVRVVHEGKITKVKVCTRCLHANKVRRAPRGKAAVA; the protein is encoded by the coding sequence ATGCCCATCGCCCGCAACAAGTGCTACGTCTGCGAGAAGGGAATCGCCTTCGGCAACAACGTCTCGCACGCCAACAACAAGACCCGCCGCACCTGGAAGCCCAACCTCCAGGTCGTCCGCGTGGTCCACGAAGGGAAGATCACCAAGGTCAAGGTGTGCACCCGCTGCCTGCACGCCAACAAGGTGCGCCGCGCCCCGCGCGGGAAGGCGGCGGTCGCTTAA
- the rplQ gene encoding 50S ribosomal protein L17 → MRHRKAGRQLRRTSEQKLALLRNLATSLIESGAIETTEAKAKELRPFVEKLITKAKAGTLHARREAGKHVHKRGAADKLFQEVGPKMAKRAGGYTRILKTGHRKGDGADMARIEIVEN, encoded by the coding sequence ATGCGTCACCGTAAGGCAGGCCGGCAGCTGCGCCGGACCAGCGAGCAGAAGCTCGCGCTTCTGCGCAACCTCGCGACCTCTCTCATCGAGAGCGGCGCGATCGAAACGACCGAAGCGAAGGCCAAGGAGCTGCGGCCGTTCGTCGAGAAGCTGATCACCAAGGCCAAGGCCGGCACGCTGCACGCGCGCCGCGAGGCCGGAAAGCACGTCCACAAGCGCGGGGCCGCCGACAAGCTGTTCCAGGAAGTCGGTCCGAAGATGGCCAAGCGCGCGGGCGGGTACACGCGCATCCTCAAGACGGGCCATCGCAAGGGCGACGGCGCGGACATGGCGCGCATCGAGATCGTGGAGAACTGA